One Thermodesulfobacteriota bacterium DNA window includes the following coding sequences:
- a CDS encoding neutral zinc metallopeptidase has product MRWRTGRRSTNIEDRRGVRLPGRAAGGGIGILVLIIIAVLLGADPVNLLNDITFTEVDPTSSYDRAPFSEEEKELADFVSVVLADTEDTWHELFAAHNGAYREPTLVLFSGAVDSACGYARSAVGPFYCPADEKVYIDLSFYRDLKERFDAPGDFAQAYVIAHEVGHHVQNLLGISEQVRRAQRRVGEADANRLSVMQELQADCFAGVWAHNADRARDILEYGDIEEGLNAASSIGDDRLQMESQGRVTPDSFTHGSSKQRVAWFKRGLDSGDIDSCNTFEARNL; this is encoded by the coding sequence ATGCGCTGGAGAACGGGCAGGCGAAGCACGAACATCGAGGACAGGAGGGGGGTAAGACTGCCGGGGAGGGCCGCGGGGGGCGGTATAGGCATCCTCGTGCTTATTATAATCGCGGTCCTTCTCGGCGCCGACCCGGTCAATCTCTTAAACGATATCACCTTCACCGAGGTCGATCCGACCTCGAGCTACGACAGGGCTCCATTTTCCGAAGAGGAGAAGGAGCTCGCCGATTTTGTCTCCGTCGTTCTCGCCGATACCGAAGACACCTGGCACGAGCTGTTCGCCGCGCATAACGGCGCCTACCGGGAGCCGACGCTCGTTTTATTTTCGGGAGCGGTCGACTCCGCATGCGGCTACGCCCGGTCCGCAGTGGGGCCGTTCTATTGCCCCGCCGATGAGAAGGTCTATATCGATCTCAGCTTCTACAGAGACCTCAAGGAAAGGTTCGACGCCCCAGGCGATTTCGCCCAGGCTTACGTCATAGCGCACGAAGTGGGACACCACGTGCAGAACCTCCTCGGTATATCGGAGCAAGTAAGGAGGGCACAGAGGAGGGTCGGGGAGGCGGATGCGAACAGGCTCTCCGTCATGCAGGAGCTTCAGGCGGACTGTTTTGCGGGCGTCTGGGCGCACAACGCCGACAGGGCGAGGGACATACTCGAATACGGCGACATAGAGGAAGGTCTGAACGCCGCGAGCAGTATCGGGGACGACAGGCTGCAGATGGAATCACAGGGCCGCGTAACGCCGGACTCGTTTACGCACGGGAGCTCGAAGCAGAGGGTCGCATGGTTCAAGAGGGGACTCGATTCGGGCGACATCGACTCGTGCAATACGTTCGAAGCGAGGAATTTATAA
- a CDS encoding dicarboxylate/amino acid:cation symporter: MTKFFRRNYLIAGIIAGVVLGGIVGSVYPETGVRAGFLGKLFINALKMIVLPLILVSVTLSIMKVERLGRLGLKTFVYFLSTTAIAVMLGIVIVSLVHPGEGGAVLTGVMPEIIKGKENMSIVEILLLEFVSPNLFSSAAEFDVLPLIVAAILFGAAFAALGKESKPAVELFTLLDKAVMKIVHWMMIFTPLGIFGLIAERIGLAGGGSQVIALAAELGKYFLCVISGLFIHGVIILPFILFLFSGRNPFEYASRLSKALLTAFSTASSSATLPLTMEGVIEEAKVSPKVARFVLPLGATVNMDGTALYEAVAAVFIAQSYGIELSIAQMVIVFFTATLASIGAAGIPEAGLVTMVLVLKSVGLPVEGIGLILAIDWLLDRFRTTVNVWGDCVGAAVIDRLEKGADND, encoded by the coding sequence TTGACGAAGTTTTTTAGACGAAATTATCTCATCGCCGGCATAATCGCGGGCGTGGTTCTCGGCGGGATCGTGGGTTCTGTCTATCCCGAGACGGGCGTGAGAGCAGGATTCCTCGGGAAGCTTTTTATAAACGCTTTAAAGATGATAGTGCTCCCGCTGATACTGGTCTCGGTAACGCTCAGCATCATGAAGGTCGAGAGATTGGGACGTCTGGGTCTCAAAACGTTCGTCTATTTTCTTTCGACTACAGCCATTGCCGTCATGCTGGGCATCGTCATCGTGAGTCTCGTACACCCCGGCGAAGGGGGGGCCGTTCTTACGGGCGTAATGCCGGAAATAATAAAGGGAAAAGAAAATATGAGTATCGTCGAGATACTCTTACTGGAGTTCGTCTCTCCAAACCTTTTCAGCTCGGCTGCGGAGTTCGACGTGCTCCCGCTTATCGTTGCCGCAATTCTGTTCGGCGCGGCTTTCGCCGCACTCGGAAAGGAAAGCAAGCCGGCCGTCGAATTGTTCACACTGCTCGACAAGGCCGTTATGAAGATAGTCCACTGGATGATGATATTCACCCCGCTCGGCATATTCGGACTGATTGCCGAGCGGATAGGCCTTGCCGGGGGCGGGAGCCAGGTGATCGCGCTTGCGGCCGAGCTTGGGAAATATTTCCTATGCGTCATATCTGGGCTCTTTATTCACGGGGTAATCATATTGCCCTTTATACTTTTCCTGTTTTCCGGGCGGAACCCCTTTGAGTATGCTTCGCGCCTGAGCAAGGCGCTCCTCACAGCGTTCTCGACGGCCTCTTCTTCGGCCACGCTGCCTCTCACTATGGAAGGCGTGATCGAGGAGGCGAAGGTTAGTCCGAAGGTCGCGAGGTTCGTGCTCCCGTTGGGAGCGACCGTAAATATGGACGGCACCGCGCTCTATGAAGCGGTCGCAGCGGTATTCATAGCACAGAGCTACGGCATTGAATTGAGCATAGCGCAGATGGTGATCGTATTTTTTACCGCGACGCTCGCGTCGATCGGGGCTGCGGGCATACCGGAGGCGGGGCTCGTGACGATGGTGCTCGTGCTCAAATCGGTTGGCCTCCCGGTCGAGGGTATAGGGCTGATACTGGCGATAGACTGGCTGCTAGACCGCTTCAGGACGACGGTAAACGTGTGGGGAGACTGCGTCGGGGCGGCTGTGATAGACAGGCTGGAAAAGGGGGCTGATAATGATTAA